A region from the Corylus avellana chromosome ca7, CavTom2PMs-1.0 genome encodes:
- the LOC132187218 gene encoding uncharacterized protein LOC132187218: MAARFLQKRLLSLLVRNQTQPQTAFLKEPFWQFLPSANATFSRSEFCKRAIQTQTNPTSHANEDLENHEAGTLKPDCNSANVPSNTNSNDSSPVKYTANSKLKASIRHDLAMIFTCKVCETRSVKTVCRESYEKGVVVARCGGCNNLHLIADHLGMFGQPGSVEEYLAARGEEVKKGSVDTLNLTLEDLAGSKC; encoded by the exons ATGGCGGCGAGGTTTTTACAGAAACGACTACTCTCACTCCTCGTCCGTAACCAGACTCAGCCTCAGACCGCTTTCCTTAAAG AACCTTTTTGGCAATTTCTTCCTTCTGCAAATGCAACCTTCAGCAGATCCGAATTTTGTAAAAGAGCGATTCAGACGCAAACAAATCCTACCAGCCATGCTAATGAGGATTTGGAAAATCATGAAGCTGGCACTTTGAAGCCTGATTGCAACTCAGCTAATGTTCCCTCCAATACAAACAGTAATGACAGCTCACCTGTAAAGTATACTGCTAATTCCAAACTGAAAGCATCAATAAGGCATGACCTTGCCATGATCTTTACTTGCAAGGTCTGTGAAACAAGATCTGTCAAGACAGTTTGTCGGGAATCATATGAGAAAGGGGTGGTGGTGGCACGGTGTGGCGGGTGTAATAATCTACACTTGATTGCAGATCATCTCGGAATGTTTGGACAACCAGGAAGCGTTGAAGAATACCTGGCTGCTCGTGGCGAGGAAGTGAAGAAAGGTTCTGTTGATACCCTGAATCTGACGCTTGAAGATTTAGCTGGAAGCAAATGTTGA